The Nitrospinota bacterium genome contains the following window.
AGAAAAGCCGGTTTTCAGAAGATATCTCTTTGTATTCTTCTTTTTTGTTTTTGGGCTTCTGTCCAAGCCTATGCTGGTTACCCTTCCCTTTTTACTTCTTCTTCTGGACTATTGGCCCTTATCTCGCTTTGAGTCTAACAAAGATAAATCAAAAGCTAAGATACCTCTTCATCTGATATGGGAGAAGATTCCCTTATTTGCTCTATCCTTTTTATCGAGCATTGTGACCTTCTTTGCTCGGCAGCATGGTGGGGCTGTAAAATCTCTAGAATTATTTCTATTGAATATAAGGATTGAAAATGCCCTTATTTCCTATCTGAGCTATATTGGAAAGATGATCTGGCCATTTAACCTGGCTGTCTTTTATCCTCATCCTGGCAATAATTTACCTTTGTTGAATGCCTTTTTAGCTCTCCTTTTTTTGCTTTTTATAACTGTTTTCGTGATGCGGAAGATAAAAAAGCTCCCTTATCTTTTTGTGGGATGGTTCTGGTATGTTGGGACGCTTGTTCCTGTTATCGGTTTGATCATGGCTGACCGATACACGTATATATCCCTTATCGGTATTTTTATCATGATTGCCTTTGGTATTCCTGATGTTTTGAAGAAATGGCAATATCAGAGGATTTTTCTTTCCCTATCAGCAGGGGGAATCCTTTCAATCCTTATGGTACTTACATGGATTCAGGTAGGCTACTGGAAGAACAGCATTACTCTTTTTGAACATGCGCTCAATGTAACTTCTAATAACTACCTAGCGCACAATAACTTAGGGGTCGTTCAGGCAAGGCGTGGAAAGCTTAACGAAGCTATTACTCATTATCATGAGGCATTGCGGATAAAGCCTGATGATACAGATACGCATAATAACTTAGGTTTTGCTCTAGCCCAACAGGGAAAACTTGAAGAAGCAATTTTTCATTTTAAAGAAGCGATAAAAATAAATCCTGATAATGAGTATGCACAGATAAACATGGGGACTGCTATGGCGCATCAAGGGAGGTTAGGGGAGGCCATTTTCCATTTTAAAGAAGCGGTAAGAATAAATCCTGATAATGAGACAACACATAAAAATTTAGCAGTTGCTTTAATCAATCAAGGAAAGATAGATGAGGCCATTTTCCATCTTAAAGAAATGGTAAGAATAAACCCTGATAATGGAACGACACATAACAATCTAGGGGTTTTTTTGGCTCGACAGGGGAAGCTTAAAGAAGCTATTTTTCATTTTCGAGAAGCGTTAAAGATTAATCCTGAAGATATGGAAGCACGTAAAAACCTGGAAAGTATTATGTCAACGATAGAGGATTCTCGATGAATAGAAACTCACTTATCGAGAATAATTAAGAAAAATCTTGTAATATATAAGCGAATTTTTCTATTATACTTCCTATGTTTTGCTTGACCTTTTTAATTTAATAATATATTTTTCTTCCAATTTTCTAATAATTTGTTGAAAAAGTAAATTTTTTGATTTTTGAATAAGAGTGGTTTTGTTATGAAACCCCATGTTGTAATTTTAGGAGCTGGTATTTCAGGACTAAGCTTAGCTTGGAAACTGATGACTCATGGCATTCAAGTTGATGTTCTTGAATCAAACCCATTTGTAGGAGGTCTTGCAGGTACAGTTCGTGAAGATGGATACTGTCTCGATTTCGGACCCCATTCCTTTTTTTCTGAAAATGAAGAAATCTTGGATACAGTTTTCAATCTATTTGATAGGAAATTAGAACCCAAGCCCAGAGAGGTAAAATTCTACTATAATGGTAAATATCTTGATTACCCACTAACATCTGTTAATGTTCTCTTTCAAATGGGTATTACTTCCGGTTTACGGTCAGGTTTGAGTTTTCTGAAAAACAAGATTATTCCACGAAAACACAATCCTTCTGAAAAAGAAGAGGAAACAGTAGAAGATTGGGCAATTGCAAACTTCGGAGAACATCTTTATCAAACTTTCTTTAAACCATATACTGAACAGTTCTGGAAAGTATCCTGTAGGGAACTATCTTCTCATTCTATTCCAACGCATACGCGAATGAGTTTTGCTAATACTTGCCGCCTCCTATTGCACCGACGCTTTACCAAGGATGGATCTTCACTGATCGAGCGCGAGATGTTGCCCACTTACTACCCTAAAACAGGATTTGGGGAAATTGCTGAAAGAATCGCAAAAGAAATTACCAAAAATGGCGGTAATATCCATTTAGATTGCCAAGTAACTGAAATTTCTGAGCTTTCTAACAAAGCGTGTGTTTACTATAAGCAAAATGGTCAGCAGAAAGAAACAGAGGGTTCTTATGTCGTTTCGACGATTCCTCTCCACCTCCTAATTAAGATGCTAAATCCCTCCCCTGGATCTGAAGTTCTCCTATCAGCTGAGAAGCTCGATTATAGAGCATTGATTGTATTAGGAATGATTACAGAAAAACAGGATATTTTGGATTGTAACTATATATATGTACTGAATCGTCCTTATAATCGAATTACAGAGATGAACAAATTTAGTCCACATACCAGTCCACCCACTGATAATATTATTGCCGTTGAAATTCCAACCCTAAAAGAAGGGGCAGCATGGACTGCAAGCAAAGAGGAGCTATTTGATATGTGCATTGGAAGCTTATCAGAGGACGGCTTTCTTGGACCTGGAGATGTCAAGAAACTCTTTCTGGTAAAGACTCCTTATGCTTATCCGGTATATCGTAAAGATTATAAAGTGCATTTAGACCGATTGCTTTCCTGCATACAGCAACATGAACGTCTGGCAACACTTGGACGAACTGGTGAATTTATCTACATGGATGCAGACATTTGTATGAAAAGGGCTTTCAAGTTTGCTGATGATCTGCAGAAAAATTTAATTTAGCAGTTTTCACTTTCTGATCCTATCTGAGATTACAGTACTAAGAAGCTAAAGTATCTTTTCAGGTAATTATAATAAAATTCATTCTGAAGGAATACTTTAGATCATAATTCATTCTGAATAAAATCTTTTGTCACTTCACATACGTATTCTACCTGTCCCTTTGTTAGGTGAGGCCCTATGGGAAGGCTTATAACTTCATCTGATAATTTGTTTGTTAAGGGAAATTTTTTACTTAGATGTTTAGATTCTTTATAAGCATCTTGTTTATAAGGCGGAATAGGGTAATGGATAAGATGACCGATATTATGCTTGTTAAGATATGAAATCAATTTTTCCCTCTTGCCTGTTCTTACAACAAAAAGATGCCATATGTGTTTATTCTCTTTCAGACATTCGGGCACAATAAAATTTTTACTTTTATCAGGATTTAAATGCTCCGTGTAGTAATGAGCGATCTCATTCCTTTTGGCATTCCACTGATCTAAGTATCTTAATTTTATTCGTAAAATCGAGGCCTGAATTTCATCTAACCGACTATTTACGCCTTTTATTGTATTATAGTATTTCTTCTCTGAACCATAATTCCTGGCAACACGGATATATTCAGCAACAGATCTATCATTCGTAGTCACAGCTCCTCCATCACCGTGAGCACCGAGGTTCTTGCTCGGATAAAAGCTAAAACCTGCTGCGTGACCAAGAGCCCCGGCTTTTTTACCAAAATGTTCAGCCCCATGTGCTTGAGCAGCATCCTCAATTAGCTTTAGGTTATATCTCTCACAAATTGGTTTGATTCTTTTTATATCTGCTGTCTGGCCGTAAAGATGGACTGCGATGACAGCCTTTGTTTTTTCTGTTATTACAGCTTCTATGCTAGCTGGGTCTATGTTATAGGTTTTCTCATCCGGCTCTACAAATACGGGAGTTGCTCCTACGTTACTGACAGCAAGAACAGTCGCTATATATGTATTGGCAGGAACAATAACCTCATCTTCTGTTCCAATTTGATAAGCTTTTAATGTCAGCTCTAACGCGGAGAGGCCGCTCCCTACAGATACACAGTATTTACTCCCACAATACGATGCAAATTCTTTTTCAAATAACTCAACGTTTTCCCCAAGAATATACCAACCACTTTCTAAAACTTTTTTAACGGCGTCCTCTATCTCCTCTTTTATTTCTAAATAAGACGAGCTGAGATCAAGAAAATCAACTTTCATCTTTTAAAAACGCCTCTTAAAAAAATTAAATATTATTTAGCAACAAACATTCTTTCTTTCTGACTCCTTCATACTACATATTATTTTTAATAATAGAAAAATTTATATTCTGTAATTTCTCTATTGTTTCTTTTATGCCTTCATTAAAACTATTGCAATACGTAAACCCTCGTTCTAAAGATTTTTTATTAGAAACATGATAAGAGAGCTGATTCATAATTGGGGAATCAACAAATTTTATCTTAATATCTGGGATATAGAGTTTTATTGCATCGAGAATGTCTTTAACGGTTAAATTCGTAGTCACAATATTGTATATTTGGCAGTCAAAAATTTTGTTATTGATGATATAATTAATAGCTTTGATGCAGTCATTTAAACCACAATAGGGCCTCATTTGATTCAATGCAGTTTTCCAGACAGTAATATCCTTTCCGGAAGAGGCCTGCCATATAAATTTATTTACAGCAGTATGAAATCTCATTCCAATAGAATATCCAAAAATCGTCCCGAGTCTAAGTATAATAAAAGGAAATCCTTTTTCTTTAACTAATGACTGTAAAAATTTCTCGCCGTAAAGCTTTGACTCTGCATAAGGGCTTTGAGGATTTAAGTCCGATTCTTTACAATTTTCATCAATTCTATCATCTTGAGAACCATACACACTTGTTGTAGAAAAGAACATTAAGGAACGTTTATATTTTGCACAGAGTTGAGCAATATGATCAACCCCTTTTTTGTTGACTTTATCAATTAAGTCGGCATATTGAAAGCTTGATTCAGCACCCGTTATAGCAGCGAGGTGAATTACAAAACTGGAATCTTTGATTATTGGTTCTATCTCATCTGATAGAATGTCCATTTCATAAAAACAATAATTTATTCCTGATGGGAGATTAAATAACGAGGAATATCTCTGGGTAAAAAAGTTATCGATGAGATAAACCTTGTCGACAGACGAAATAGATAAATTACGAATCAGCTTTGAACCGATATGGCCAAGGGCTCCTGTAATACAGATATTCATGTTATTTATCCTTTTTTTTGCTTCTCAATTCTTTTGCCTCGATAACTTTTTTTGTTTCAATTAATCCTTCTCTCAAGGTATATTTTGGTTCCCATTGTATTTCATAAAAGAGTTTTGCTCCGCCAATGATCACGCTATCAATCTCAACACGCTTTTTTATGTCTGGCCAATCTATTCTCACAACTTTTCCTCGGCCAAAAACTGATATAATTTCTTCTGCGATCTCTCGAACAGAGTAGTGCTCTCTATGGACCGCAAAATAAACATCCCCAAAAATCTCTTTATGAAAAATGCACTGATAGAGCAAATCTACAGCGTCTTCAACATACATAACATTTCGCGTTTGCTTGCCGTCCCCATAGATAGTAATTTTTTTACCATCCTGCGCGAGAGAAATAAAATAGTTTATAAAGCCAAACTCGGGATAACCTTTACCATAAGGCCCATAAAGATTTGCAAATCTAAGAACCAGAGTTTTCAGGTCATAAACACGATTGTATATATAATGATACTTTTCTGCGACGCCTTTATTTGCAGAATAGATATCCAAAGGAAACTCGCCATGGGCTTCACTCACTACCTCTCCAACGGCTTTCCCAATTACTGTGCTACTAGAAGCATAGATGACTAAAGCATTCTTGTTATATTTCCTGATAGCTTCCAATAATGTCAAGTTGCCTAAACAGTTAATTTCAGTATCAAAAAAAGGATCTGTAAGAGATAGAGAATGAGATGTTTGAGCAGCGCAGTTAAAAATCACACCTTTATCTCTCACCACCTCTTTCATCAAGTCACTATCTCGCATATCGCCTTTAATAAATGTTATGGACATCATGAACTCATCTAAATTATCGAGGGTGCTTTTTAATCGAGGGTCGAGGGAATCAACAACAGTAATATTATATTGATCTTCCTGTAGTAACCGTCTGATCAAATTAATTCCTAAGAATCCAGCTCCTCCCAATATTAAAATATTCATACTTTAGACTCCTTAAGAAAATAGTTTATAGTCCTATCAATCCCCTCTCCCAAAGAGATTTTTGCCTTCCAGCCAGTAAGCGAGCTGAAACGGTTAGTATCAGCTACAAAATTTCGGTATTCAATCTGTGAAATATCTTCTGGTGGAGAAATGAACGCAACCTCAACATTTCTTTTTGTTTTTTTCATAACCTTATCTTTAATAATATTTACTGCATCTTTAATTGTTGAACCTATACCACTGCCGATTACATAATAATTCCCTCTTAAAGCATCAATTTTTACTCCAGCTAATAAAAATGCCTCTGCGACATCATCAATAAAAATATAATCTCTTATAAAATTTCCATCGCCATAGATTGTCAAAGGCTCACCTTGAAGTGCCTTTCGAATCATTATGTTTAAAATACCGCGATCAGCGCTACTGCTTCTGGGACCTGGACCGTACACATTAGAGAGTCGTAATGTCACAGCATGATTTCCCAATTGATTACTATAAAATTGAAGATATTTTTCTGCGGCAAGCTTATTAATATCATAAATCGTAATAGGAACGTCTTTGAAACTTTCATTAACAGGGTAGATACTTGTAAAACCCACTTGGGTTACTGTTCCAGAAAAAATAATGTGAGGAGAGAGATCATTTTTTATACATGTCTCTATAATATTCACAACAGGCAGTAAATTAACTTCTACATCCAGAGATGGATTATCGTTAGCCACGCTTGAACTTGTTTGAGCTGCAAAATGAAAAAGAACATCAACACCACTTAAAAGGTTCTTCCAAATATCTTTCTTTCTGATATCAGCTTTAACTACAGAAATTTGAGCAGCCCCCTTAGAAAAATTAACTGCTTTACGATTTTCTTTAGTCACAATAATAATATTACATGATATCTTGTTTAAAACACTGACAACCGAAGAGCCAATATATCCAAATCCACCGGTAATCAGTATCGTTTTATCTTTATAATATTTTAAATGGCTGAATTTTTCTGACATCGTTATTTTATGGGGGGATTTGATTTCCAATCATAATCAATTTCTGGATCGTCATGAGGTATTCTCAACTCGTCCTCAGGATCGTATTCTCTGTTTGTTACATATAAAATATACATAGGACCGTTAATAACTTTATATCCGTGAGCCACTCCAGGTGGAACCTTAACAACCTTAAGACCTTGTGTTTCTCCCATTAAAATCTCTATCTTTGCCTTATACGTTGGTGAATCTTCTCTTGTATCATACAAAACCAGTTTCAAATCACCAACCACTACACACATCCAGTCTGTCTGTTTCTTGTGAAGATGCCAGGCTTTGGTAACACTAGTATATACCATGGAATAGCTCAACTGAGCAAAGCTCTCCTGAAAAAAACCTTCAGAATGGCGAATAATCTCGGAAAAAAAACCCCTCTCATCTTTGTGAAGTATTAACTCCTTAATTTCTACCCCTTCAATTTTTACAGACAATTTTTCCTCCTTAAGGTATTATTTTATTGATAGCTCAGGAAAGTAGGTAATAAATTTCCCTTCCCTTTTTCGATAATTTCCCTCTTTATTAAGAATTTCTTTTTCATGATTCCATGCTAAAAGGAGGGTATAAGGCGGATTATCATTTATAAAAAATTCATGGGACTTCACAGGAATATGCATTCCTGGAGTATATTTGTTGATCTTTGTAGGTGTAATATCAGAAATATAATCAATTATATCTGGACCAATTCCAGCGTAGTTGAGCAATGTAGTGCTTTTAGAAGTCGCTCCGTATCCTGCAATGCGATTACCAGCCCTCTTTAGCTTTAAAAGAGTATTTTTTAAATCTTTGCAGATATGATTTACATTGTCTCTAAAGTTTAAATAACCATCCGGTTCATAGAGTTTAAATCTTTTCTCATCGGACAGATACTCTTTGATTCTATCCGACACAATCTTTTGGTTACCTTTTTTAAGATAATATCTCATAGAACCGCCGTGAACATCCTGATGAACCATATCAACTAACTGCATACGATGTCTCTTTGCTAATTCTGAAACTGACAAGCCAAAAAAATAATAAATATGCTCATCATATATCTGATCAAAGGAGGTTTTCTTAATAACATCAAGAAGATAAGGATCTTCAAAGAAGAATATTCCCTTATTTTTTAATAAAATATTAATTCCATCAAAAACAGAATTGATGTCTTCAATATGACACATAACATTCGAGCCGCATATCACATCCGCCTGACCATATTCTTTGACAATCTCTCTGGCAATATCGCTATTAAAAAATTTCTCCAAAACCTCAATGCCTTTTTCTCTGGCCAGTAGAGCAACATTTTTAGAAGGCTCCACTCCAAGGTGCCGAATTTTCTTGGCTAAAATATGCCTTAGCATTATACCGTCGTTGCATCCAAGCTCCACGACAAAAGGCGATTCGTTTGATGAAATCATGGTTGCAATTTCGTTTGCTATTTCTTCAAAATGTATTTCCATCGCGATAGAAGTAGATGAAATGAAATGGTAGTTTTCGTTAAACATCATATCTGGCCTCACAGTTTCTCCTAACTGAACCATAAAGCAGGTTGTGCAAATATCTATTTTTAATTCATAAGTAAATTCTTCATCAGAGACGCTGGTTATAAAACCATTCGCGATGGGCATTTTCCCAAAAGATATGATTGATTCAGTCTTATAACCGCATACCTTGCACCTGCTCATTCAACTCTCCTTGGTTTCAACCTAAAGAGCTTATAGCATAGGGAAGGTTTTAAGTCAAAAGTTAAAATTTAAGCTTTAAATGCCGTTTTTTCATTAGAAATCTAAGTATAGTTTTAGGGCACGTTTTTCTAAATATTATTTAAAAATATTTTATAAAGAAATACTGTTATAGAAAATTTAGTGTATTTTGAACCTATGAAAGTCTAAGATAGCACTAAAGAAAATTTCTTTGAAGTTTAATGTTCATATGTTAAACTTTATTTAATAAGATTATCAAAGACATAGAACTATTAGCTTACATTTGAAGAACTAAAAAATATCTTAATAATTTACTTTAAATATAATATTTTAAGTCTCTGGTTAATATGAGTATTTTTTATTTATTTTAAAATAAATATTATGAGAGATAGCTGTTAGTTTTAGATTGTCAGTTTCAAAAAATCTTGATTATCGTAACTCCTTTTTTGGAGAACGATCCTATACTTCATATAATGAATAAAAAATTCAACATATATCGTGATACTGTAGTTTGTTTGTTTCTTGTTTTAGCTATTCTTGTCGTTTTCTCTCAAGTAAAGAGTTATGACTTTGTGAGCTATGATGATGATGTATACATCACAAAAAACCGTCATGTTCAGGGTGGACTCACTGTTGAAGGGATTATCTGGGCTTTTACGATTGCACATTCTGGCAACTGGCATCCCTTGACATGGCTCTCTCACATGCTGGATATTTCTCTTTTTGGTTTGAATCCAGGTTATCATCATCTCATGAGTCTCCTCTTTCACATAGCCAACACCCTCTTATTGTTTTTTATTCTCAGGAGGATGACAGGTGAAATTTGGAAGAGCGGTTTTGTTGCCGCTCTTTTTGCTCTGCATCCCTTGCATGTGGAGTCAGTGGCCTGGATAGCAGAGAGAAAGGACGTTCTTTCCACCTTTTTCTTTATGCTAACGATATTGGCGTATGTCTTTTATGTAGAAAAGCCGGTTTTAAGAAGATATCTCTTTGTATTCTTCTTTTTTGTTTTTGGTCTTCTGTCCAAGCCTATGCTGGTTACCCTTCCCTTTTTACTTCTTCTTCTGGACTATTGGCCCTTATCTCGTTTTGAGTTTAAATCAAAAGCTAAAAATTTCAAAGTCCCTCTTCATCTGATATGGGAGAAGGTTCCTCTATTTGCCCTTACAGCTTTATCAAGCATTGTGACCTTTTTTGCTGAGAAGCACGGAAAATCTGTAAGTTCATTAGAAATCTTCCCTATTAAGACCAGAATTGCTAATACTTTTGTTTCTTATGTAAGTTATATAGGAAAGATGATCTGGTCTCTAAATCTAGCGGTCTTCTATCCATACCCAGAGATATTCCCTATATGGCAAGTCATGGGATCCCTCTTGTTACTGGTCTGCATATCTTTTCTTGTAATCCGTCATGCTAGGAGTCTTCCCTATCTTCCCGTAGGGTGGCTTTGGTATCTGGGAACCCTTGTTCCTGTGATTGGTCTAGTTCAGATAGGTTCCCAGTCCATGGCTGATCGGTACACATACGTGTCTCTCATTGGTCTTTTTATTATGATTGCATGGGGGGTCCCTGATATCTTAAAAAGATGGCGCTATCAAAGAATTGTTCTTTCCGTATCTTTAGGAATAATTCTTTTGTTATTGATGATTTTTACATGGTATCAGACAATCAACTGGAAAAATAGCATTACCCTTTTTGAGCATGCTCTTAAGGTCACTACTCGCAATAACATAGCCCACAACAACCTAGGAACGGCGCTCGCTAGGGAGGGGAAACTCGAAGAGGCCATTTACCAATTTAGAGAAGCACTGAAGGGAAAACCCGATTTTTCAGATGCCCACTACAATCTTGGAACTGCTCTGGGTATACTGGGAAACCACGAAGAGGCCGTTTACCATCTCCGAGAAGCACTGAAAGGGGAAACCGGCCTCTCAGAGGTACACAACAAAATTGGAAGGCTATTAAGTCAACAGAAAAAGTTTAATGAAGCGATTTACCACTTTCAAAAAGCACTAGAGATTAATCCAGACTTTGCGAATGCTCATAACAACATAGGAATTGTTCTCGGGCAACAAGGAAGGCTTGAAGAAGCGATTTACCATTTTCGAGAAGCGCTGAGAACAAAGCCCTACTATGCAAAAGCCCATAACAACCTTGGTGTTACTCTGGGACAACAAGGAAAGCTTGAAGAAGCAATCTACCATTTCCAGAAAGCACTGGAAATCAACCCAGGCTTCAAAGATGCAGAGAATAACTTAAGAAAAACCCTGAGCCTAAAGAAAAAATTTTAAAGCTCCCCTCCTCTTTTCACCTTATCGCTATGCAGCAGTAAAAAACATTAAGGGGCTCATCAATCCTCCTCGCCGTCCCCCCCTTCATCAATCTCATCTACTGACTTCCAGCCAAAGAAAATGGTGGGGGTATTTTTATTGGAAAAACTCCCTTTATCAAATGAAATCCTTATTAATACTGTATCGTTATAGTTGTTATAATCGCTTGAGGTAGCTTGAATCGTAAACCTGTCATCTTCACCCGGTGCCTCTTCAACAATCTTTCTGATAATCAGTATCTGAAAACCATGCTTCCATTCAAGCTCTTTATCCAAAAGCTTTTTTATATCCCCAATATCCTTCCGATAGTAGAAATAGTCATCTGACAGGACCAGAACAGGGCCTCTTCCCCTGTCCAATGCCCCCTTCCTTTTTACAGGAATATCCTCGATAACCCCATCAGGCCTCTTGATACCGATATTACCGACCTGCTGATGAACGGGCTCTCCAATCCCCCCCTTAATCTCAAGCAAAACCTCCCTTGAACCATTCAAATCAAAAAGATGGATATCCGTCCATCCCCTGCTTTCATAAGGATAGTCAACCTTCCTTATCCTCGTTTTCTCCCCCAAATATCCCAATCCATAAGCTATTTCTCCAGGCTCCGAAATAACCTTATCTGACAGTGAAAAACTATCAATCTGCCTTTTATTACCCCATCCTATACCGAATATGGTATTCTCTACAACCCCGCTTTCTAAAGCTATCTCCAATGTTTTTGAGTAGGTACGCTGCGAGGTTTGGTGCTTTTGCATGGCAAAATTGTCCAGATTAGCTATCCTTACAATCTCATCGGCACAAAGAACCCTCAATGGAATCACTTCCAAAAAAAAGATAAAAAGAATGATAAGTCCCGTCTTCCCTTTCATATGATCTCTCACATACCCTTTCAATTGCATAATATATTCGATATAAATATAGGATTATAATTAAAAAAAACAAGAAAAAAAAGGCCCATAAGAAAAATCTTATGGGCCTTCCAATCTTCAAACAGTGAGACTAGAACTTGTAGGTAAAGTTATAGCCTAAGAACCATACATCATCAGGGCTTAAAGCACCAGTATTACTAGCGGTATCTGCTGTCTCCTTGAAGTAGTCGCCGGAAAACATGTAGGCGGCTACACCCCTTAAGCTCAGCTCCTTATAGACCTTGTAGTCAACAATCAGGTCAAGCTCGTTACCGATATCCTTGTTGCCGCGTTTGTATACATCTCTGTCGAATTTACTGGTTGAATAATAGACAGAGCCGTATTTGTCGGAATCTTCGGCTGCCATAACATTGGCAAACATGCCTGTCAGCTTAAGCTTGGAGGTCGGCTTGTAAACAGCCTTGGCACCTATCATGCTGACACCGTTATAACCGGCAGCCAGGAAATCACCGTTAGAATCCGAGAGACTGCCGCTATCAAAGCCTTTGTATCCGCTGACAATCATCATTCTTCTGAAGTCTTCTTTTCCTGTCTCGATATTTCTCCAGAGCTTTTCTTTCTCGTCATTAGGATTATTGTCTCCTGATGCATACTGGTAGAAAGCCTCGAGATATATAGGGCCAATATCACCGCCAACGGTTACATCAACTGCATAACCTTCCCAGTCGGTTACCAGAGTATTTGTACCTGATGTTGTTGCTCCGACGTCATAATCTCTCTCACCGTCCATAATGATCAGGTCAGCCGTGAACTTGAGAGGCACTTGGGTTGGGATCTTGCCATTTGCGGTGAGTCCATACCAGTATATATGATCCAGTGACCCAGGATTATCGGTCAGGGTATCATGTAGATTAGCCCTGTCGTTCGTATAGGTGACATGGCCGCCTATCCTGATATCCTTGGTAATGTTATAGAAAAGAATACCACCCATCACGTCTCTGTCTGCTGCTTGAGTTACATTTTCTTTATCCTTGTAGAAGTAAGCGATGAGCTTCCCATTTTTGAATTCATACTTTCCCTTGATACCAGCAGCGTCCATTCCCATGACTATGCCTTTCGGAAGGTCATAGGCAGGTACAGCACCCATCTGGAAGTTGAAGGCCTTGTTCCACGGGAGCTTGAAGTCAATGTACATCTGCTTTACTTCTACCATTGTGGCATCGTTATCATTACGAAACCCCTGCGAACTGCCGTAAGCGACTGTTGCAGTCTCCATCTCACCCATATATGAATCACCGATTTCAAAATAGAACACACCCTGCAGATCATCGCTCGCCTTTGCTGTCATCTTGAACCTTCCCCTCATGTCCATGACCTGCTGGGAGTCATTGCCCATGTCGTCCCTGTCAAGGTTATCAATTGACCAGCCTCTAAAGCGGATATCACCCTTAAAGCTGACTTTCGCCTTGGCCATGGAATCAACTGCAGTGAAGGCAAGAATCAAGGTCAGTGCTGCAAATACAACAAGAAACTTCCTCATACTTTAACCTCCTCCTTCAGAATTTTTGAAATAACTATCCAAAACCAGTAAGTAAAAATACTGCTAAATAAACCCCTCACCTCCTTTCTGATTAAGACATAATTATATTTCCAGTGACCCTATCGAAAAACCGTAGTCTGTAATTTTTATTAATTATATGATTTAAGAAGGTTTATTTAAATTGG
Protein-coding sequences here:
- a CDS encoding tetratricopeptide repeat protein — encoded protein: MSYDDDVYITKNRHVQGGLTVEGIIWAFTIAHSGNWHPLTWLSHMLDISLFGLNPGYHHLMSLLFHIANTLLLFFILRRMTGEIWKSGFVAALFALHPLHVESVAWIAERKDVLSTFFFMLTILAYVFYVEKPVLRRYLFVFFFFVFGLLSKPMLVTLPFLLLLLDYWPLSRFEFKSKAKNFKVPLHLIWEKVPLFALTALSSIVTFFAEKHGKSVSSLEIFPIKTRIANTFVSYVSYIGKMIWSLNLAVFYPYPEIFPIWQVMGSLLLLVCISFLVIRHARSLPYLPVGWLWYLGTLVPVIGLVQIGSQSMADRYTYVSLIGLFIMIAWGVPDILKRWRYQRIVLSVSLGIILLLLMIFTWYQTINWKNSITLFEHALKVTTRNNIAHNNLGTALAREGKLEEAIYQFREALKGKPDFSDAHYNLGTALGILGNHEEAVYHLREALKGETGLSEVHNKIGRLLSQQKKFNEAIYHFQKALEINPDFANAHNNIGIVLGQQGRLEEAIYHFREALRTKPYYAKAHNNLGVTLGQQGKLEEAIYHFQKALEINPGFKDAENNLRKTLSLKKKF
- a CDS encoding class I SAM-dependent methyltransferase encodes the protein MSRCKVCGYKTESIISFGKMPIANGFITSVSDEEFTYELKIDICTTCFMVQLGETVRPDMMFNENYHFISSTSIAMEIHFEEIANEIATMISSNESPFVVELGCNDGIMLRHILAKKIRHLGVEPSKNVALLAREKGIEVLEKFFNSDIAREIVKEYGQADVICGSNVMCHIEDINSVFDGINILLKNKGIFFFEDPYLLDVIKKTSFDQIYDEHIYYFFGLSVSELAKRHRMQLVDMVHQDVHGGSMRYYLKKGNQKIVSDRIKEYLSDEKRFKLYEPDGYLNFRDNVNHICKDLKNTLLKLKRAGNRIAGYGATSKSTTLLNYAGIGPDIIDYISDITPTKINKYTPGMHIPVKSHEFFINDNPPYTLLLAWNHEKEILNKEGNYRKREGKFITYFPELSIK
- a CDS encoding alginate export family protein — its product is MRKFLVVFAALTLILAFTAVDSMAKAKVSFKGDIRFRGWSIDNLDRDDMGNDSQQVMDMRGRFKMTAKASDDLQGVFYFEIGDSYMGEMETATVAYGSSQGFRNDNDATMVEVKQMYIDFKLPWNKAFNFQMGAVPAYDLPKGIVMGMDAAGIKGKYEFKNGKLIAYFYKDKENVTQAADRDVMGGILFYNITKDIRIGGHVTYTNDRANLHDTLTDNPGSLDHIYWYGLTANGKIPTQVPLKFTADLIIMDGERDYDVGATTSGTNTLVTDWEGYAVDVTVGGDIGPIYLEAFYQYASGDNNPNDEKEKLWRNIETGKEDFRRMMIVSGYKGFDSGSLSDSNGDFLAAGYNGVSMIGAKAVYKPTSKLKLTGMFANVMAAEDSDKYGSVYYSTSKFDRDVYKRGNKDIGNELDLIVDYKVYKELSLRGVAAYMFSGDYFKETADTASNTGALSPDDVWFLGYNFTYKF
- a CDS encoding NAD-dependent epimerase/dehydratase family protein, producing the protein MSEKFSHLKYYKDKTILITGGFGYIGSSVVSVLNKISCNIIIVTKENRKAVNFSKGAAQISVVKADIRKKDIWKNLLSGVDVLFHFAAQTSSSVANDNPSLDVEVNLLPVVNIIETCIKNDLSPHIIFSGTVTQVGFTSIYPVNESFKDVPITIYDINKLAAEKYLQFYSNQLGNHAVTLRLSNVYGPGPRSSSADRGILNIMIRKALQGEPLTIYGDGNFIRDYIFIDDVAEAFLLAGVKIDALRGNYYVIGSGIGSTIKDAVNIIKDKVMKKTKRNVEVAFISPPEDISQIEYRNFVADTNRFSSLTGWKAKISLGEGIDRTINYFLKESKV
- a CDS encoding dTDP-4-dehydrorhamnose 3,5-epimerase family protein, with product MSVKIEGVEIKELILHKDERGFFSEIIRHSEGFFQESFAQLSYSMVYTSVTKAWHLHKKQTDWMCVVVGDLKLVLYDTREDSPTYKAKIEILMGETQGLKVVKVPPGVAHGYKVINGPMYILYVTNREYDPEDELRIPHDDPEIDYDWKSNPPIK